In one Candidatus Methylomirabilota bacterium genomic region, the following are encoded:
- a CDS encoding adenylate/guanylate cyclase domain-containing protein: MTCPRCQATSREGARFCEQCGARQARACPSCGAEVAAEARFCGGCGAALTAGAPATGRFADPQTYTPKHLADKILTTRAQLEGERKLVTVLFADVKGSMELLADRDPEEARKILDPVLERMMEAIHRYEGTVNQVMGDGIMALFGAPVAHEDHAVRACHAALRMQETVGWYADELRRSQGIDVQIRVGLNSGEVVVRAIDSDLHMDYSAIGQTTHLAARMEQLARPGTALMTKYVLRLAEGYIEVRPLGPVPVRGLAEAVEIFEIVRAGAVRSRLQAAAARGLTPFVGRDGELGRLRETLEKARAGQGQIVAVSGEPGVGKSRLFWEFTHSHRTHGWLILESS, from the coding sequence GTGACGTGTCCGCGCTGCCAGGCCACGAGCCGCGAGGGCGCCCGGTTCTGCGAGCAGTGCGGCGCGCGCCAGGCGCGGGCGTGTCCGTCCTGCGGCGCCGAGGTGGCGGCCGAGGCGCGCTTCTGCGGCGGCTGCGGCGCGGCGCTGACGGCGGGCGCTCCCGCGACGGGCCGCTTCGCCGACCCTCAGACGTACACCCCCAAGCATCTCGCCGACAAGATCCTCACCACGCGCGCCCAGCTCGAGGGCGAGCGCAAGCTCGTCACCGTGCTCTTTGCCGACGTCAAGGGCTCGATGGAGCTCCTGGCCGACCGCGATCCCGAAGAGGCGCGCAAGATCCTCGACCCTGTCCTCGAACGAATGATGGAGGCGATCCACCGCTACGAAGGCACCGTGAACCAGGTCATGGGCGACGGGATCATGGCCCTCTTCGGCGCGCCGGTCGCCCACGAGGACCACGCCGTGCGCGCCTGCCACGCCGCGCTGCGCATGCAGGAGACGGTCGGCTGGTACGCGGACGAGCTGCGCCGCAGCCAGGGCATCGACGTCCAGATCCGCGTCGGGCTCAACTCGGGCGAGGTCGTGGTCCGCGCGATCGACAGCGACCTGCACATGGACTACTCCGCGATCGGCCAGACGACGCACCTCGCCGCGCGGATGGAGCAGTTGGCCCGGCCGGGCACGGCGCTGATGACCAAGTATGTGCTGCGACTGGCCGAGGGGTATATCGAAGTCCGGCCGTTGGGGCCGGTGCCGGTGCGGGGACTCGCTGAGGCGGTGGAGATCTTCGAGATTGTCCGCGCCGGGGCTGTCCGCTCGCGGCTGCAGGCGGCGGCCGCGCGCGGGCTCACGCCCTTCGTCGGGCGCGACGGCGAGCTGGGGCGCCTGCGCGAGACGCTCGAGAAGGCGCGGGCGGGGCAGGGGCAGATCGTGGCGGTGTCGGGTGAGCCCGGCGTGGGCAAGTCGCGCCTCTTCTGGGAGTTCACGCACTCGCACCGGACGCACGGCTGGCTCATCCTCGAGAGCTC
- a CDS encoding patatin-like phospholipase family protein → MRRQGAKWVGVLAIAVALLPGCALTTHFAYTNTELTAESPPMPQASFEIRKREDVKQYKNVLVLLALSGGGSRAAYFSARAMLALEKVPAPQGPPLNVLKEVDLISSVSGGSLAAAYYASSFDPGAREVADGRRVWDKDTVTDLMGRDYIARWIGNWFWPVNIAKFWLTAFDRTDIMAQTFADNFFDLTTTGTDLRFHDLNPTRPNLVLNSTVGSRDYRTSDPPSAVTFGTVFTFTSEDFTVKLNSDISEYELARAVMASATFPAVFNYMTLRDFHVSPGCQDTGQGCYVHLFDGGNFDNLGLASVKRTLLSNHAKVVGQYDRIVVVLVDAFRPSTGVNPASADPRGLLSYFVDTDFLDATDSLLEANRQRILDQFFSRTIAASARPKDCWRDSLPDHACPARWTEDERERVTGQMREKLFFFHVAFEAVTKLELKDSLNAIPTTFRLEKEETKAIEEGVANLFAPTGGEAFDCVRRLGEVLSIPGSSPVVGGNTWCGFFSPGEQQKQKELRKTR, encoded by the coding sequence ATGAGACGGCAGGGCGCGAAGTGGGTGGGCGTGCTCGCGATCGCCGTCGCGCTCCTGCCGGGGTGCGCGCTGACCACGCACTTCGCCTACACGAACACGGAGCTCACGGCCGAGTCGCCGCCGATGCCCCAGGCGTCGTTCGAGATCAGGAAGAGAGAAGACGTCAAGCAGTACAAGAACGTGCTCGTCTTGCTGGCCCTCTCCGGGGGCGGCTCCCGCGCGGCCTACTTCTCCGCCCGCGCCATGCTCGCTCTCGAGAAGGTGCCCGCTCCCCAGGGCCCCCCGCTCAACGTGCTGAAGGAAGTGGACCTGATCTCTTCGGTGTCCGGCGGCTCCCTCGCTGCGGCCTACTACGCCAGCAGTTTTGATCCGGGGGCGCGCGAGGTTGCTGACGGTCGGCGAGTCTGGGACAAGGACACGGTGACGGATCTGATGGGCCGCGACTACATCGCCCGGTGGATCGGCAACTGGTTCTGGCCGGTCAATATCGCCAAGTTCTGGCTCACGGCCTTCGACCGGACGGACATCATGGCACAGACGTTCGCCGACAATTTCTTCGATTTGACGACGACGGGCACCGACCTGCGTTTCCATGACCTGAATCCCACGCGTCCCAACCTGGTCCTCAACTCCACGGTCGGCAGCCGGGACTACCGCACGAGCGATCCGCCGAGCGCCGTAACGTTCGGTACGGTCTTCACGTTCACGTCAGAGGACTTCACCGTGAAGCTCAACTCGGACATCTCGGAGTACGAGCTGGCCCGGGCGGTGATGGCATCGGCGACCTTTCCGGCGGTGTTCAACTACATGACGCTGCGGGACTTTCACGTTTCCCCCGGCTGTCAAGATACGGGCCAGGGGTGCTACGTGCACCTGTTCGACGGCGGGAACTTCGACAATCTTGGGCTCGCCAGCGTCAAGCGCACCCTCCTGTCGAATCACGCCAAGGTCGTGGGCCAGTACGACCGCATCGTGGTCGTCTTGGTCGATGCGTTCCGCCCATCGACCGGTGTCAACCCAGCCTCGGCCGACCCGCGGGGCCTGCTCAGCTACTTCGTCGACACGGACTTCCTCGACGCCACCGACTCGCTGCTGGAGGCCAACCGCCAGCGCATCCTGGACCAATTTTTCTCCCGGACGATCGCCGCTTCTGCCAGACCCAAGGATTGCTGGCGGGACAGCCTGCCCGACCACGCCTGCCCGGCCAGGTGGACGGAGGACGAGCGCGAACGAGTGACCGGCCAGATGCGGGAGAAGCTGTTTTTCTTCCACGTGGCGTTCGAGGCCGTGACGAAACTCGAGCTGAAGGACAGCTTGAACGCCATCCCCACAACGTTCCGCCTCGAGAAGGAGGAGACGAAGGCGATCGAAGAAGGTGTGGCGAACCTATTTGCGCCGACCGGGGGTGAGGCTTTCGACTGCGTGCGCCGGCTCGGCGAGGTTCTCTCCATCCCGGGGAGCAGTCCGGTGGTCGGGGGAAATACGTGGTGCGGCTTCTTTAGTCCCGGCGAGCAGCAAAAGCAGAAAGAACTCCGGAAGACCCGCTGA